The Amphiura filiformis chromosome 12, Afil_fr2py, whole genome shotgun sequence genome includes a region encoding these proteins:
- the LOC140166763 gene encoding LOW QUALITY PROTEIN: uncharacterized protein (The sequence of the model RefSeq protein was modified relative to this genomic sequence to represent the inferred CDS: substituted 1 base at 1 genomic stop codon), with protein MNNFDSLTDIIEKADILLFDRQSLPPPEPQPFVDILDIPPPLRLVPQGPTLFDLLKILPPLEDLLARRIAFSVTKPNFVPDIPPRWRRQDKPDPYAIFKRQIPLMVRACPEHHEWAQIRSGINLDNTEVQITERQWFWRTTCLNNTQSCFGFKQRDDGLRSGCLQNNSWMIAXAKPASARTIGGNILQFPQDVLAQYQLCLHFESWYLRLVPHFEAFSRKT; from the exons AGACAGTCTTTACCTCCACCAGAACCTCAACCATTCGTCGATATCTTAGATATTCCTCCTCCGTTACGTCTAGTGCCTCAAGGACCAACtttatttgatttattaaagATTTTGCCACCATTAGAAGATTTACTAGCAAGAAGAATAGCTTTTTCAGTTACCAAACCAAATTTTGTTCCCGATATACCACCCAGATGGCGGCGACAAGACAAGCCAGATCCCTATGCTATATTTAAG CGACAAATCCCTTTGATGGTTCGAGCCTGTCCGGAGCATCACGAATGGGCGCAAATTAGAAGTGGTATAAATTTAGATAACACCGAAGTACAAATTACTGAAAGGCAATGGTTTTGGCGTACAACATGCCTGAATAATACACAATCCTGCTTTGGATTTAAACAACGAGACGATGGACTAAGATCTGGATGTCTACAGAATAATTCTTGGATGATTGCCTAGGCAAAACCAGCTAGTGCAAGGACTATCGGTGGCAACATATTGCAGTTCCCACAGGATGTGCTTGCGCAGTACCAGTTATGTCTACATTTTGAGAGCTGGTACCTCAGACTGGTACCTCACTTTGAAGCATTTTCCCGGAAAACATAA
- the LOC140166764 gene encoding uncharacterized protein: MTFLHQRIERQSLPPPEPQPFVDILDIPPPLRLVPQGPTLFDLLKILPPLEDLLARRIAFSVTKPNFVPDIPPRWRRQDKPDPYAIFKRQIPLMVRACPEHHEWAQIRSGINLDNTEVQITERQWFWRTTCLNNTQSCFGFKQRDDGLRSECRQTNSWMIAWAKPASAMDYRWQHIAVPTGCACAVPVMSTF, translated from the exons ATGACATTTCTACATCAG AGAATAGAGAGACAGTCTTTACCTCCACCAGAACCTCAACCATTCGTCGATATCTTAGATATTCCTCCTCCGTTACGTCTAGTGCCTCAAGGACCAACtttatttgatttattaaagATTTTGCCACCATTAGAAGATTTACTAGCAAGAAGAATAGCTTTTTCAGTTACCAAACCAAATTTTGTTCCCGATATACCACCCAGATGGCGGCGACAAGACAAGCCAGATCCCTATGCTATATTTAAG CGACAAATCCCTTTGATGGTTCGAGCCTGTCCGGAGCATCACGAATGGGCGCAAATTAGAAGTGGTATAAATTTAGATAACACCGAAGTACAAATTACTGAAAGGCAATGGTTTTGGCGTACAACATGCCTGAATAATACACAATCCTGCTTTGGATTTAAACAACGAGACGATGGACTAAGATCTGAATGTCGACAGACTAATTCATGGATGATTGCCTGGGCAAAACCAGCTAGTGCAATGGACTATCGGTGGCAACATATTGCAGTTCCCACAGGATGTGCTTGCGCAGTACCAGTTATGTCTACATTTTGA